The proteins below are encoded in one region of Helianthus annuus cultivar XRQ/B chromosome 2, HanXRQr2.0-SUNRISE, whole genome shotgun sequence:
- the LOC110898945 gene encoding F-box/LRR-repeat protein At5g63520 isoform X2, which produces MTSRTLRQIGTAATIDLIGEDLLHNIVGRLPATSFASAACVSRFWNLVCDRVLCRPKLSSACSPNPSLEVAVEEVVNKVLSEPIRPHFAIASLVGSFENYEAEDALEEARGLITAAVGTHVPVITHCSLGIISDESQEVTYMLPIASPAYRVFNPNVLIQGKSNSNRIMLTVGFLPGMKVTAIPLLQQIEEPETLMFDKFVTDIREFSTSVSGCNSPAAIIMFGDRYHDGIINVVEKMDYAMSPKTVIVGDPFSRFQYTKDPHDVYAAVALVFAVERNKPPGIGETQFHAVLASRLSPVGPTYKVSFVRKNSTWIAARREGSHENIDGETLLNQVYDALGKRIPRRCLFIAVTKKRKCSFGQEKAGCMTSLTFHKVSGTSQEYLHVFGVDIKTGDTFRFYHPSDAGLSSVTAVSSHLRSFNQRGNNTTGGDKHEVFGGLIFTCGGENFFGQSNIDSSPFLDNFPGVTLGGTLCRRVIGRGVLTLYPKESQGQKAVRSCVHPGGIVYLIMSYTP; this is translated from the exons ATGACGTCGCGGACGCTCCGGCAGATAGGAACCGCTGCAACTATCGATCTCATCGGCGAAGACCTTCTTCACAACATCGTCGGTAGACTTCCGGCAACCTCTTTCGCCTCCGCCGCTTGCGTCAGCCGCTTTTGGAATCTCGTTTGCGATCGCGTCCTTTGTCGTCCCAAGCTCTCCTCCGCATGCTCCCCCAATCCTTCTCTAGAG GTTGCTGTAGAAGAAGTGGTTAATAAAGTATTATCGGAGCCGATTCGTCCTCACTTTGCCATTGCTTCTCTTGTTGGTTCATTCGAAAATTATGAAGCTGAGGACGCTTTGGAAGAGGCTCGTGGCCTT ATTACTGCGGCGGTAGGAACTCATGTTCCAGTCATTACTCATTGTTCCCTGGGAATAATCTCTGATGAATCCCAAGAG GTTACCTACATGTTACCTATTGCCAGCCCTGCATATAGGGTTTTTAACCCGAATGTGCTGATACAGGGGAAGAGTAACAGTAACAGAATCATGTTGACTGTTGGATTTCTACCGGGGATGAAAGTCACAGCAATCCCACTTTTACAGCAAATCGAG GAACCAGAAACTCTCATGTTTGACAAATTCGTAACAGACATAAGGGAGTTCTCAACTTCGGTTTCAGGGTGTAACTCCCCTGCTGCCATAATAATGTTCGGT GACCGGTACCATGATGGCATAATCAATGTTGTGGAAAAGATGG ATTATGCTATGTCACCAAAAACCGTCATTGTTGGTGATCCTTTCTCTCGGTTCCAATATACCAAGGATCCTCATGATGTATATGCTGCTGTTGCCTTGGTATTTGCGGTGGAAAGGAATAAACCTCCTG GTATAGGAGAAACCCAGTTTCATGCGGTATTAGCAAGTAGATTGTCACCTGTAGGCCCCACATACAAGGTATCATTTGTTAGAAAGAATTCGACTTGGATTGCTGCAAGAAGAGAAGGGTCACATGAGAATATTGATGGTGAAACCCTTTTGAATCAAGTTTATGATGCA CTAGGAAAGCGTATTCCTCGTCGTTGTTTGTTCATTGCGGTTACAAAAAAAAGAAAATGCTCCTTTGGTCAAGAAAAGGCCGGATGTATGACGTCTCTTACATTCCATAAAGTTAGTGG GACTTCCCAGGAGTATCTTCATGTTTTTGGTGTGGACATCAAAACCGGTGATACATTCCGTTTTTATCACCCAAGTGACGCTGGTCTATCTTCTGTCACTGCTGTCTCTAGCCATTTAAGATCTTTCAATCAAAGGGGCAACAACACCACTGGTGGTGATAAGCACGAGGTGTTTGGCGGCCTTATATTCACTTGTGGTGGTGAGAATTTCTTTGGCCAATCAAACATTGACAGCTCCCCCTTTTTGGACAACTTTCCCGGTGTGACACTTGGAGGGACACTTTGTCGCCGGGTGATTGGACGTGGTGTTTTAACTCTGTATCCTAAAGAATCTCAAGGACAAAAGGCGGTGCGAAGTTGCGTGCATCCTGGCGGTATTGTCTATTTAATCATGTCTTACACCCCATGA
- the LOC110898945 gene encoding F-box/LRR-repeat protein At5g63520 isoform X1: MTSRTLRQIGTAATIDLIGEDLLHNIVGRLPATSFASAACVSRFWNLVCDRVLCRPKLSSACSPNPSLEVAVEEVVNKVLSEPIRPHFAIASLVGSFENYEAEDALEEARGLITAAVGTHVPVITHCSLGIISDESQEQVTYMLPIASPAYRVFNPNVLIQGKSNSNRIMLTVGFLPGMKVTAIPLLQQIEEPETLMFDKFVTDIREFSTSVSGCNSPAAIIMFGDRYHDGIINVVEKMDYAMSPKTVIVGDPFSRFQYTKDPHDVYAAVALVFAVERNKPPGIGETQFHAVLASRLSPVGPTYKVSFVRKNSTWIAARREGSHENIDGETLLNQVYDALGKRIPRRCLFIAVTKKRKCSFGQEKAGCMTSLTFHKVSGTSQEYLHVFGVDIKTGDTFRFYHPSDAGLSSVTAVSSHLRSFNQRGNNTTGGDKHEVFGGLIFTCGGENFFGQSNIDSSPFLDNFPGVTLGGTLCRRVIGRGVLTLYPKESQGQKAVRSCVHPGGIVYLIMSYTP; this comes from the exons ATGACGTCGCGGACGCTCCGGCAGATAGGAACCGCTGCAACTATCGATCTCATCGGCGAAGACCTTCTTCACAACATCGTCGGTAGACTTCCGGCAACCTCTTTCGCCTCCGCCGCTTGCGTCAGCCGCTTTTGGAATCTCGTTTGCGATCGCGTCCTTTGTCGTCCCAAGCTCTCCTCCGCATGCTCCCCCAATCCTTCTCTAGAG GTTGCTGTAGAAGAAGTGGTTAATAAAGTATTATCGGAGCCGATTCGTCCTCACTTTGCCATTGCTTCTCTTGTTGGTTCATTCGAAAATTATGAAGCTGAGGACGCTTTGGAAGAGGCTCGTGGCCTT ATTACTGCGGCGGTAGGAACTCATGTTCCAGTCATTACTCATTGTTCCCTGGGAATAATCTCTGATGAATCCCAAGAG CAGGTTACCTACATGTTACCTATTGCCAGCCCTGCATATAGGGTTTTTAACCCGAATGTGCTGATACAGGGGAAGAGTAACAGTAACAGAATCATGTTGACTGTTGGATTTCTACCGGGGATGAAAGTCACAGCAATCCCACTTTTACAGCAAATCGAG GAACCAGAAACTCTCATGTTTGACAAATTCGTAACAGACATAAGGGAGTTCTCAACTTCGGTTTCAGGGTGTAACTCCCCTGCTGCCATAATAATGTTCGGT GACCGGTACCATGATGGCATAATCAATGTTGTGGAAAAGATGG ATTATGCTATGTCACCAAAAACCGTCATTGTTGGTGATCCTTTCTCTCGGTTCCAATATACCAAGGATCCTCATGATGTATATGCTGCTGTTGCCTTGGTATTTGCGGTGGAAAGGAATAAACCTCCTG GTATAGGAGAAACCCAGTTTCATGCGGTATTAGCAAGTAGATTGTCACCTGTAGGCCCCACATACAAGGTATCATTTGTTAGAAAGAATTCGACTTGGATTGCTGCAAGAAGAGAAGGGTCACATGAGAATATTGATGGTGAAACCCTTTTGAATCAAGTTTATGATGCA CTAGGAAAGCGTATTCCTCGTCGTTGTTTGTTCATTGCGGTTACAAAAAAAAGAAAATGCTCCTTTGGTCAAGAAAAGGCCGGATGTATGACGTCTCTTACATTCCATAAAGTTAGTGG GACTTCCCAGGAGTATCTTCATGTTTTTGGTGTGGACATCAAAACCGGTGATACATTCCGTTTTTATCACCCAAGTGACGCTGGTCTATCTTCTGTCACTGCTGTCTCTAGCCATTTAAGATCTTTCAATCAAAGGGGCAACAACACCACTGGTGGTGATAAGCACGAGGTGTTTGGCGGCCTTATATTCACTTGTGGTGGTGAGAATTTCTTTGGCCAATCAAACATTGACAGCTCCCCCTTTTTGGACAACTTTCCCGGTGTGACACTTGGAGGGACACTTTGTCGCCGGGTGATTGGACGTGGTGTTTTAACTCTGTATCCTAAAGAATCTCAAGGACAAAAGGCGGTGCGAAGTTGCGTGCATCCTGGCGGTATTGTCTATTTAATCATGTCTTACACCCCATGA